The stretch of DNA ggcatgccaccggaTCATGATATCAATTTCGGTCTTGATTTGGTGTCAGGCACCCAACCTATCTCTATTTCGTTTTATCGTATGGCTTCAGTGGAGTTGAGGGAGTTGAAGGAGGAGCTTGAGGAGTTGTTCgagaagggtttcatcaggccgagTTTGTTGCATTGGggtgcatcggtattatttgtgaagaagaaggatgggagtatgcggatgtgcattgattacttctagctgaacaaagtcaccatcaagaataagtacgcgttgccgcacattgatgatttatttgattagttataGGGTACTAGGGTGTTCtcgaagatcgacttgaggtctgggtatcatcagttgaagattcgtacTTTAAACATTCCAAACACGGCTTTCAAGACCAAATATGGGCACTATGGGTTTCTAGTGATGTTATTCTGCTTGACCAATGCTccgacaacatttatggattttatGAATCGCGTGTTcaggccttatcttgactcatttatcattgtcttcattgataacATATTGATCTACTCTCGTAGTATAGGGAAGCACGATCAGCATTTGAGgatagtgcttcagaccttgtaggaacaaaagctatatgctaagttttccaaGTGCGTGTTCTTGTTAGAATCAGTGGCTTTGTTGGGTCATATTGTATTAGGTGAGGGCACTAAGATGGATCCCAGGAAGGtcgaggcagttcaaagttggcctcgTTCTACCACAACGATCGAGATCAAAGTTTCTTGGGGCTAGTAGGTTATTATTGTTGacttgtggagggattctcatctattgcagctcctttgactaaattgacctagaatgGTGCTTAGTTCAGATGGTCCGAGGATTATGAGGCGATCTTTCAGATGCTCAAGACCGTATTGACTATAGCACTAGTGTTGGTTTTGCcctccggttcagggatgtatactgtgtattgcggcACTTCACGCAGTTGTTTGGGTTGTGTGTTAATggaggaggggcgagttattgcatatgcttcacgtcaattgAAGCCCCACAAGAATAATTACCCAGTGCATGACTTGGAGTTGGCtgtgatagttcatgctctcaagatctggaggtattatctttatggagtgtcGTGCGatgtctacaccgatcaccataGTTTGCAGCATTTTTTTAAGCAGAGGGATCTTAATCTGAGGCAGCATAGATGGCTtaagttactgaaggattatgatattaccatcctctatcatccgggcaaggcgaatgtggttgcggatgccttgagtagaaaggccgagagtatgggtagtttgacatTCATTTTAGTGGAGGTGAGGCCATTAGATTTGGACAATCAATTCTTAGCTAactgacttgtgaggttggatatttcagagcccattcGAGTTCTTGTATGTGTCGCGGCTCAGTCTTATTTATTTGAGTGGATCAAGGCTCCTCAGTacgatgatccacacttgttggtcTTTAGAGAGACAGTGCTACGGGGTgattccaaggaggttactataggagatgatggtgttctgtgactccagggttgcttatgtgttcctaatattgatggccCGAGGGAGACGATTCTAGATGAGGCACACagtttatgttattctattcatccaggtgccttgaagatgtatcatgacctgaggcagcattactggtggcggcggatgaagaaagacatagttgagtatgtggtgagatgtctaaattgccagcaggttaagtacggGCACGAGAGACCAAGCGGCTTATTTCAACAAATGGTTATAccggagtagaagtgggagcgcatcactatatTTTATAATTGGTTTTCCGTAGACGCTGAGGAAATTtgatgtcgtttgggtcattgtcgatagactgaccaagtctacaCACTTTATTATGGTGATGACTACATgcacttcagagagattggcctagatttatattcaggagatcgtCCGATTGCATGGCATGCCTATCTCTATTACTTCAGAtaaaggccctcagtttactgCGCATTTTTGGAGAGaggtacagagtgagttgggtaccAAGGTAGAGCTCAGCACGACCTTTCATTCGCACACCGGCGGGCAGTCTGAGCAgacaattcagattcttgaggatatgctcagagcttgtgtgattgacttcagagggcagtgggatcgattcttaccTTTGACAGAGCTTGCTTTTAACAATAGTTATAAGTCCAACATCGAGAATGCTCCATTTGATGCTTTGTATGGTCGACCATGTAGTTCCCCTatcggttggtttgagcctggcgagactaagttatatggtactgatttggtaaagaaTGCCTTGGATAAGTCAAATTTGATACAGGAgtgacttcgcatagctcagtccaggcacAAGAGTTACGtagatcagaaagcacgtgatttatcattaatggtaggcgagaaggttctcttgaaagtattgccgatgaagggtatcatgaggtttaGAAAGAGGGGAAAGCTGAGTCTGAGGTTCaacggtccatttgaggtgttggagcgagttggagaggttgcatATAGGCTTGCTTTACCTCCTATTCTATtaagagttcatccggtattccatgtgtctatgcttcggaggTACCATGCCGACAGGTCATATCTATTGGATTCCAGTATAGtttagctagatgagagcttgggttatgaggaggagccaattgaAATTATTGACAAGTATGTCCGCAAGTTGAGGTGTAAGATTATTTCAGCTGTGAAGGTCCAGTGGAAGGATCAACCaattgaggaggcgacttgggagaccgaggaagacatgcagagcagatatccacgcttattcggcactccaagtatgattctaaacctgtttacggacgaacgtttgtttaagaggtggagaatgtaacgacccaaccagtcattttactttctagatccccgttcccctatttataacttccgtatgtgcttttactgttttataacttgcagggatggttggtttggttttcgaAGAGTTTAGGTTGAATTCGGAACGcttagttccataatagtggcctaaggtggcgaAGTTCGACTTGACTCaacactttgagtaaacgactttggAACTAGAATTTAAAGGTTCAAAtaggtttgtataatgattttgTTCTTGGTCGTAAGTTCGGATTGAGTATAGAGTAGATcgagagcatttcagcgcttattattgaaagttggcatcttgaaggttttagagttttctaagtttgatttgaagtgaactttggtgttatcaatgtccgtttggcaTTTTGTGCCTTGAAATAGGTTTGTAtatgacttgtgcataaaatttTGCATCGTTCCGAGTTGTCGAAGTATGATTTGTCACGTTCGGAGCTAGttggaagaagtttgaagttcaaaggTTGATTAATTTTGTTTTGAGGTACAATTcttggtttcgatgttgtttcACGTGTTCCGAGATTTCGAGCATGTCCAAATTAtgtttatgaacttgttggtatatttagacggGGTCCGGGGTTGCTCGAGTGTGTTTCtgaccacccggagctaagtcaAATTGGCAGATTTTTCTGGTGCCTGTTTACTTCTTCGCAAAAGCGGAGGGAGTcttgcattcgcgatgaaggatttgggctaaggcatttttgttcttcacgttcgcggtaGGGACGACGCGATCGCCAAGCATTGGGGCcagtggccttcgcgttcgcattcgctGGGTCGCGTTCCCGTAGAGGAAGGCTGGCTGGGGGGAATGGTAGGCTTTGGACTTCACGTTTGCGAATGGTAAGCCAGGCTAGGGATCGCATTCCCTTGCCGCATTTGTGATGGGAATTTTTTTGGGCGACGGCAGTTTGGCCTTCACGATCACGAGGAgtcttctgcgatcgcgaagaagggtcaCGGGGCAGAGCACTTTTTAAAAATCAGGACTTATGCTTATTTTTTCCATTCCTCATTTGTGTTGGCCGATTTTAAAGCTTCTTGGAGAGGGATTTTTGTCTAGCACtttaaggtaagtgatttctacctaatatgagtttaatacatagcttatgggtagattttaacatagaaattgtgaaaattatggaattttgttggaaaacctAGGGTTTAGGAGAAATGgtatttgaccatgaaattgattatggaattgggtatagattttatatttgagttcctAAGGTCATAGATAACAATTATCTAGGGGTGTGACTATTTCAGACTTTTCGAGTTGGGTTGggaaattactctaatagttaaattatgaacttttgaacatatattgattgaTTTATGCATCATTTGATTCGTTTCGGGTTGCTTGGCAATGTTTTAAGGCGACTAGTGTGGTTTGAGGGTCAAGTAGAGGACTtggaagcaaggtaagtctctttcctaatCTTGTAAGAACAAATTATCCCCATAGGTACTTTAATTGTTATGTTCTACTTGTTATGGGTGATATGTTCACACGTGGTGATgtgagtctgtacgtagctaaattcatgtttatgtccgggtagacttaggactttatcatgcaatatCTATATTACTAGAGCTCAACTTGTTAGTATAATCA from Nicotiana tomentosiformis chromosome 11, ASM39032v3, whole genome shotgun sequence encodes:
- the LOC138901757 gene encoding uncharacterized protein; this encodes MVGEKVLLKVLPMKGIMRFRKRGKLSLRFNGPFEVLERVGEVAYRLALPPILLRVHPLDESLGYEEEPIEIIDKYVRKLRCKIISAVKVQWKDQPIEEATWETEEDMQSRYPRLFGTPRMVGLVFEEFRLNSERLVP